One Mercurialis annua linkage group LG3, ddMerAnnu1.2, whole genome shotgun sequence DNA window includes the following coding sequences:
- the LOC126675555 gene encoding F-box protein SKIP24 isoform X2, protein MSGLPDELWRQILEIGIKNSKFCYKDLCCISISCRCLRRLSGEDSLWSHLLSTDFPPPQQQKNPNPNPNSINCTSTAKSTYQIKFEKERDKKVLAHKRAVLRKECELYEKKRKLREIEKSLCQESEKMKVTAKELSNLHKIRQASVALNVWQPEVVRGKQKQMVEQCSVSVESRVHSLEMELKLCEQQISGFFKAHMRSSGLGRQGKNWRLCDITLYKIMARQVVEIMNMTKGERS, encoded by the exons atgtcaGGATTACCAGATGAACTGTGGAGACAAATTCTAGAAATCGGaattaaaaactcaaaattttgcTACAAAGATTTATGTTGCATCTCAATCTCATGCCGCTGTCTCCGCCGATTATCCGGCGAAGACTCCCTCTGGTCCCACCTTCTCTCCACCGACTTCCCGCCACCGCAACAAcaaaaaaaccctaaccctaatcctAACTCTATTAATTGCACTTCCACCGCAAAATCCACTTACCAAATCAA GTTTGAGAAAGAGAGAGATAAGAAGGTGTTGGCGCACAAGAGAGCAGTGCTGAGAAAAGAATGTGAATTGTATGAGAAGAAAAGGAAATTAAGAGAAATTGAAAAGAGTTTATGTCAAGAGAgtgaaaaaatgaaagttactGCTAAAGAATTGTCTAATTTACACAAGATCAG GCAAGCTTCTGTAGCTTTGAATGTGTGGCAACCGGAGGTGGTTAGAGGTAAGCAAAAGCAAATGGTGGAGCAATGTTCTGTTTCTGTCGAGTCTCGAGTTCATTCACTTGAGATGGAGCTTAAGCTTTGCGAGCAACAAATATCAGGGTTCTTTAAGGCCCAT ATGAGAAGCAGCGGATTAGGAAGGCAAGGGAAGAATTGGCGTCTATGCGATATCACCCTTTACAAGATCATGGCGCGACAAGTAGTAGAAATCATGAACATGACAAAAGGAGAAAGAAGTTGA
- the LOC126671136 gene encoding transcription factor MYB60, with product MGRPPCCDKIGIKKGPWTPEEDIILVSYIQEHGPGNWRSVPTNTGLLRCSKSCRLRWTNYLRPGIKRGNFTPHEEGMIIHLQALLGNKWAAIASYLPQRTDNDIKNYWNTHLKKKLKKFQSALDPAQDSNTERSRSSLDLYPNPTTTSTTTTTTTTTVSATAAPYASSTENISRLLEGWMRSSSSSSKANNNSGNNSSSMATTSVIECYNKPKGDQNGGGDLISHEEFESILSFENLSNVAWENNKSTCDHQENNKDIIIPNKNNITENNKKQKLCDDQIQTNPPLSFLEKWLLLDEAGTAQVEEEMGLSPIF from the exons ATGGGAAGACCTCCTTGCTGTGATAAAATTGGAATCAAGAAAGGTCCATGGACCCCTGAAGAAGACATTATTTTGGTCTCTTATATTCAAGAACATGGTCCTGGTAATTGGAGATCAGTTCCTACTAATACTG GACTTTTAAGGTGCAGTAAAAGTTGCAGGCTTAGATGGACTAATTACCTAAGACCAGGGATTAAAAGAGGTAATTTTACACCTCATGAAGAAGGGATGATCATTCATTTGCAAGCTTTATTGGGCAACAA atGGGCAGCAATAGCTTCATATCTACCACAAAGAACAGATAATGACATAAAGAATTACTGGAATACCCATCTCAAGAAAAAACTCAAGAAATTTCAGTCAGCTTTAGATCCTGCACAAGACTCCAACACTGAAAGATCAAGATCAAGCTTAGATTTGTATCCTAATcccaccaccacctccaccaccaccaccaccaccaccaccacagtCTCTGCCACGGCCGCTCCTTACGCCTCCAGCACGGAGAACATTTCGCGGCTGCTAGAAGGGTGGATgagatcatcatcatcatcttcaaaaGCTAATAACAATAGTGGAAATAATTCTTCATCAATGGCTACAACTTCAGTAATTGAGTGTTATAATAAGCCAAAAGGTGATCAAAATGGTGGTGGTGATTTAATTTCTCACGAAGAATTTGAGTCAATATTATCATTTGAGAATTTGAGTAATGTTGCATGGGAAAATAATAAGTCTACATGTGATCATCAAGAAAATAATAAGGATATTATTATTccgaataaaaataatattacggAAAATAATAAGAAGCAGAAATTATGTGATGATCAAATTCAAACCAATCCTCCATTATCATTTCTTGAGAAATGGCTCTTATTGGATGAAGCTGGTACTGCTCAAGTTGAAGAAGAAATGGGATTATCTCCGATATTTTGA
- the LOC126675010 gene encoding uncharacterized protein LOC126675010, whose amino-acid sequence MLFFCPFVQRVWFVSPLNLLAVNLPTLPFPQLWKHIMQELAILDNTHYALGLCSYICWSLWKCRNLLLFDHVAHVSSSDSIQVSWIAPPLGFIKINFDAATSSSHHCGFIAAVARDSSGCVVNRFHACYRHIWDPGILEFLALRESLSWAISCGWYRVIFEGDALQVSQAANSGTVSDYKTWGICQDISRLRRSFTSCSICYVSRRFNMMAHELASSTKSLYLSHL is encoded by the exons ATGTTGTTTTTCTGCCCTTTTGTGCAAAGAGTTTGGTTCGTTTCTCCTTTAAACTTGTTAGCTGTGAATCTACCAACTCTTCCTTTTCCTCAACTTTGGAAACATATTATGCAGGAACTTGCTATTTTGGATAATACACATTATGCATTGGGCTTATGTTCTTATATTTGCTGGTCTCTATGGAAATGTCGTAATCTGCTCCTATTTGATCATGTGGCTCACG TAAGCAGCTCAGATTCTATTCAGGTCAGTTGGATTGCTCCACCGTTGGGATTTATTAAGATTAACTTTGATGCTGCTACTTCCTCTTCGCATCATTGCGGTTTCATTGCAGCGGTGGCTAGGGATTCTTCTGGATGTGTTGTTAATAGGTTTCATGCTTGTTACCGACATATTTGGGATCCAGGAATTTTGGAATTCTTAGCATTACGTGAATCACTTAGCTGGGCGATTTCATGTGGTTGGTACCGAGTCATCTTTGAAGGAGACGCTCTTCAGGTTTCACAGGCTGCAAATTCGGGCACTGTTTCGGATTACAAGACTTGGGGAATCTGTCAAGATATTAGTCGACTCCGTCGCTCTTTTACTTCTTGTTCAATATGCTATGTCAGCAGACGTTTCAATATGATGGCTCATGAGTTAGCTAGTTCAAcaaaaagtttgtatttgtcaCATTTGTAA
- the LOC126675555 gene encoding F-box protein SKIP24 isoform X1 has product MSGLPDELWRQILEIGIKNSKFCYKDLCCISISCRCLRRLSGEDSLWSHLLSTDFPPPQQQKNPNPNPNSINCTSTAKSTYQIKFEKERDKKVLAHKRAVLRKECELYEKKRKLREIEKSLCQESEKMKVTAKELSNLHKIRQASVALNVWQPEVVRGKQKQMVEQCSVSVESRVHSLEMELKLCEQQISGFFKAHIDEKQRIRKAREELASMRYHPLQDHGATSSRNHEHDKRRKKLKKSIDFPEMQGETSREGIR; this is encoded by the exons atgtcaGGATTACCAGATGAACTGTGGAGACAAATTCTAGAAATCGGaattaaaaactcaaaattttgcTACAAAGATTTATGTTGCATCTCAATCTCATGCCGCTGTCTCCGCCGATTATCCGGCGAAGACTCCCTCTGGTCCCACCTTCTCTCCACCGACTTCCCGCCACCGCAACAAcaaaaaaaccctaaccctaatcctAACTCTATTAATTGCACTTCCACCGCAAAATCCACTTACCAAATCAA GTTTGAGAAAGAGAGAGATAAGAAGGTGTTGGCGCACAAGAGAGCAGTGCTGAGAAAAGAATGTGAATTGTATGAGAAGAAAAGGAAATTAAGAGAAATTGAAAAGAGTTTATGTCAAGAGAgtgaaaaaatgaaagttactGCTAAAGAATTGTCTAATTTACACAAGATCAG GCAAGCTTCTGTAGCTTTGAATGTGTGGCAACCGGAGGTGGTTAGAGGTAAGCAAAAGCAAATGGTGGAGCAATGTTCTGTTTCTGTCGAGTCTCGAGTTCATTCACTTGAGATGGAGCTTAAGCTTTGCGAGCAACAAATATCAGGGTTCTTTAAGGCCCAT ATAGATGAGAAGCAGCGGATTAGGAAGGCAAGGGAAGAATTGGCGTCTATGCGATATCACCCTTTACAAGATCATGGCGCGACAAGTAGTAGAAATCATGAACATGACAAAAGGAGAAAGAAGTTGAAAAAATCTATTGACT TTCCTGAGATGCAAGGTGAAACATCACGGGAAGGCATCAGATAA
- the LOC126674789 gene encoding presenilin-like protein At1g08700 has translation MESSILESIGVEIIDVMTPVSICMLLVVLIVYSLSPSNPLSSAASSEPIRTAANLVYLENPSDSTAQKLEGSLLNALVFVVLIAVVTFLLVLLYYYNCTRFLKNYMRFSAFFVLGSMGGSIFLSLIQHFSIPVDSITCSILLFNFTIVGVLSVFSSGIPIFLRQGYMVALGIFVAAWFTKLPEWTTWSVLVALAVYDLVAVLAPGGPLKLLVELAQSRDEELPALVYEARPNVSQNGNSQGRSLDLLVGGASDSRSVEMQTVSSANRSRNESENRVNSEYTAVPVRNFANDVGVGNRDDSERSPLVHFTRDRQSSSSELSEYSTAVGNRDSDVVADEERSPLVDILGMGSEREHVTRETSEDTMLGSRGIKLGLGDFVFYSVLVGRAAMYDLMTVYACYLAIISGLGCTLILLSVCRQALPALPISIALGTIFYFLTRLLMEPFIVGTATNLMMF, from the exons ATGGAGTCGAGCATTTTGGAGTCAATCGGAGTCGAAATCATAGACGTAATGACACCCGTTTCAATCTGTATGCTTCTCGTTGTTCTAATTGTCTACTCCCTCTCTCCATCTAACCCTCTCTCTTCCGCTGCTTCCTCCGAGCCGATCCGCACGGCGGCGAACCTCGTATACCTCGAAAACCCATCGGATTCCACCGCCCAGAAGCTTGAAGGATCGTTACTCAATGCCCTGGTGTTTGTTGTTCTCATTGCTGTTGTCACTTTTCTTCTTGTTCTTTTGTATTACTATAATTGTACCCGCTTCTTGAAGAATTACATGCGATTCTCTGCCTTCTTTGTCTTAG GTTCGATGGGAGGCTCGATATTCTTGTCATTAATTCAGCATTTTTCAATTCCAGTTGATTCCATTACGTGCTCTATTTTGTTGTTTAACTTTACGATTGTGGGTGTACTATCGGTGTTTTCAAGTGGGATACCCATATTTTTGAGGCAAGGATATATGGTGGCATTGGGGATATTTGTGGCAGCTTGGTTTACAAAGTTACCGGAGTGGACCACATGGAGTGTGTTAGTGGCATTGGCAGTGTATGATCTAGTGGCGGTTTTAGCACCAGGTGGGCCCCTTAAGCTGCTTGTGGAGTTGGCCCAGAGCCGAGACGAGGAGCTTCCCGCATTGGTTTATGAGGCTcgaccaaatgtttcacagaaTGGGAATAGTCAAGGTAGGAGTTTGGACCTTTTGGTGGGTGGAGCTTCAGATTCAAGGTCAGTGGAGATGCAAACGGTATCAAGTGCCAATAGGAGTCGGAATGAGAGTGAAAATCGTGTGAACTCTGAGTACACTGCTGTTCCTGTTAGGAATTTTGCGAATGATGTAGGTGTAGGAAATAGAGATGATTCAGAAAGGTCACCATTGGTCCATTTTACTAGGGATAGGCAGTCATCAAGCAGCGAATTGTCCGAGTACTCAACAGCTGTTGGGAATCGGGATTCAGATGTTGTTGCGGATGAGGAAAGGTCGCCACTTGTCGATATACTGGGAATGGGGAGTGAAAGAGAGCACGTAACGAGGGAAACTTCTGAAGACACCATGCTCGGCAGCAGAGGTATTAAGCTCGGCCTAGGTGATTTTGTTTTCTACAGCGTTCTCGTCGGTAGAGCTGCAATGTACGATCTTATGACAGTGTACGCATGTTACCTTGCAATTATTTCAGGACTCGGCTGCACTCTTATTTTGTTATCAGTGTGCCGCCAAGCTTTACCTGCACTCCCTATTTCGATAGCATTAGGTACCATCTTTTACTTCTTGACTCGGTTACTGATGGAACCTTTTATTGTCGGAACAGCAACAAATCTTATGATGTTTTGA
- the LOC126673430 gene encoding uncharacterized protein LOC126673430, with product MVRRNGNDGEGRTAAAEKAKAIDSKIIALMSILKCLAECKFESILLTQKINRCISELGRQKSSNISSSPTPPIVCQPQGGNYHPNPRKKVPPTLVVQQHPYMKCSRIDLSTKPYTCRLTSCKIFVRSTHNCAYSYMIYFISLYY from the exons ATGGTGAGGCGGAACGGCAACGACGGAGAAGGAAGAACGGCAGCGGCTGAGAAG GCCAAAGCTATAGATAGCAAAATAATTGCTCTCATGTCCATATTAAAATGCTTAGCAGAGTGCAAGTTCGAATCCATACTTCTAACTCAGAAAATAAACCGTTGCATTTCCGAGCTTGGGAGACAAAAGTCGAGCAATATAAGCTCTTCACCGACCCCTCCCATTGTTTGTCAACCACAAGGTGGAAACTACCATCCTAACCCCAGGAAAAAGGTGCCACCTACACTTGTGGTGCAACAACATCCATACATGAAGTGTTCTAGGATCGATCTATCCACAAAACCATATACTTGTAGGTTGACATCTTGTAAAATCTTTGTTAGATCTACTCATAATTGTGCATATTCTTATATGAtctattttatttctttgtaTTATTGA